From one Misgurnus anguillicaudatus chromosome 2, ASM2758022v2, whole genome shotgun sequence genomic stretch:
- the LOC129442838 gene encoding retinol-binding protein 2 gives MVKTQQIHKSCQLNVIIFLPSPFFANVRWSIKDSVDCASLIWKHGSHCTIMPTDLSGNWELESNEFIENYLKALDIDFPVRKVASHLSPNKIIIQDGDNFVIKTHSTFKTYEFSFTVGVETDEFTKGLDNRMLKTVVTWEGEKLVARQKGEKANRGWKHWILGDKLYLELTCEDALCYKVYRRKS, from the exons ATGGTCAAAACTCAGCAGATTCATAAATCTTGTCAACTAAATGTTATCATTTTTCTGCCCTCTCCCTTTTTTGCAAATGTTCGGTGGAGCATAAAAGATTCAGTGGACTGTGCTTCCTTGATCTGGAAACACGGATCTCATTGTACAATCATGCCTACAGATTTAAGTGGCAATTGGGAGCTGGAGTCAAATGAATTTATTGAGAATTATCTCAAAGCTCTGG ATATTGACTTTCCTGTCCGTAAGGTTGCTTCACATCTTAGTCCAAACAAGATCATTATACAGGATGGGGACAACTTTGTGATAAAgacacacagcacctttaagaCCTATGAGTTCAGCTTTACTGTTGGAGTTGAAACGGATGAATTTACGAAGGGACTTGACAACCGGATGCTAAAG ACTGTGGTTACCTGGGAAGGGGAAAAACTGGTGGCCAGACAGAAAGGTGAGAAGGCAAATCGTGGATGGAAACACTGGATATTAGGAGACAAGCTTTATCTG GAGTTAACATGTGAAGATGCGCTGTGCTATAAAGTGTACAGAAGAAAAAGCTAG